From a single Stackebrandtia endophytica genomic region:
- a CDS encoding BldC family transcriptional regulator encodes MENDRLLTPGEVAALFRVDPKTVTRWAASGRIGSIRTPGGHRRFRESEVRALLQGELGDASPLEQEQE; translated from the coding sequence ATGGAAAACGATCGGCTTTTGACTCCCGGTGAGGTCGCCGCGCTGTTTCGCGTCGACCCGAAAACCGTGACCCGTTGGGCCGCGTCAGGGCGGATCGGCAGCATTCGCACGCCAGGTGGTCATCGCCGATTCCGTGAGTCCGAGGTTCGCGCGTTGCTTCAGGGAGAACTGGGCGACGCGTCACCACTGGAACAAGAACAAGAATAG
- a CDS encoding UbiX family flavin prenyltransferase, whose amino-acid sequence MRRPWVVGVSGASGTPYARAVLTGLLDAGEAVDLVVSRAARLTILDETGNAFRDAHWKDDLATWLDRDLSDADIEYWSAGDLAAGPSSGSYPVRGMVVVPASTAACAGIAQGLSKDLLQRAADVNLKERRPVVVVPRETPVSRSHLVHLLSLHDAGAVVLPASPGFYAGATQLQQLVDFLAGRILDALDVRHSLYTRWRGELGGGFADRTRSEPV is encoded by the coding sequence ATGCGACGTCCTTGGGTGGTGGGTGTATCCGGTGCCTCCGGCACGCCGTACGCGCGCGCGGTGTTGACCGGGCTGCTCGACGCGGGTGAGGCAGTCGATCTGGTGGTGTCCCGAGCCGCGCGGCTCACCATCCTCGACGAGACCGGTAACGCGTTTCGCGACGCGCACTGGAAGGACGACCTGGCGACCTGGCTGGACCGCGACCTCTCCGACGCCGACATCGAGTACTGGTCCGCCGGCGATCTCGCCGCCGGCCCCTCCAGCGGTTCCTACCCGGTGCGCGGCATGGTCGTCGTCCCGGCGAGCACCGCCGCGTGCGCGGGTATCGCACAGGGTCTGTCGAAGGACCTGCTGCAACGGGCCGCCGACGTCAATCTGAAGGAACGCCGACCGGTGGTCGTCGTACCCCGGGAGACCCCGGTGTCACGATCGCACCTGGTGCACCTGCTGTCCCTGCACGACGCGGGCGCGGTCGTGCTGCCCGCCTCGCCCGGCTTCTACGCGGGCGCGACGCAGCTGCAACAACTGGTGGATTTCCTCGCGGGCCGGATCCTGGACGCCCTGGATGTTCGGCACTCGCTGTATACGCGGTGGCGTGGTGAATTGGGCGGTGGTTTCGCCGACCGTACCCGCAGTGAACCGGTGTGA